Below is a window of Trichosurus vulpecula isolate mTriVul1 chromosome 4, mTriVul1.pri, whole genome shotgun sequence DNA.
GAGGACTGGAAATTGTGCCACATGAGATTAGATGAAGGGCTTTttgatatacagatatatactaCACACATCTATCTTGATCATTTGTCTCTCGCTAGTGTACatgttgttgagtcctttcagacgtgtccaactctccatgaccccatttggggttttcttggcagagatactggagtggtctgtcatttccttcttcagatgactttacagatgaggagctgaggcaaacggggttaagtgacttgcccagggtcacatagccagtaagtgtctgaggccagatttgaattcaagtcctcctgactccagagtgactgctctatccactttatACATGTGGATGTGTAAAAAAAACAGAACATTGACAAATAGGCCCAGTCTGTTTTCAAACTGGCCTGCCCAAGCAAGGAGAAACTCCTGGCTTATGGTTTGAAAAGCAATGAAGCTAATTTAGAAAACACATTCACTTTACTaacttattttgaaaatcaatgtcACCTTTCAAAAAGTTCAGGATAATTTTACCTATTTGTAATGACCTCACTCTTCTCCAATCCCTCTCCAAATCACTCTTTCTTCATGAATACTGGGTCAGGGGAAGAGGCAAGAGTAGCCACATTGGGCTGCTGATGGaggagcaagagaaagaaagctgTCCTAGAAGGCAATGTGGATAGAGCAGAGAGGTGCTACGATAAGGATATAAAGGTCAGAAGGATGAGAAGGTTGAATGCAAATACTTCTCCTTATTAGATTCAGCCATGAAATCTACTCAACTCTCTTCCTCAGGGATAGCTGAGGCAAGAATCAGTTAGACCTCCCACCCAATAACAGGATAGATGAGACCAGGAAAAACACCATTTCTTGTCCCTAGTCCACTGGATTCAAAATCCCTATATCTCTATGCCATGAGTCCCTGCGGAGTTTGCTAGTCTTCACCTGATAACTGGCTGTGCTAAATTTATGACCTGAACATCGAGTAGGTGCACTTTCTTGCCTATTTGTGAGAGTGATGGGTCAGTGAGGAACTTTAAAAAGTACTATTAGTTCTTTCCCTAGAAGTCCTGGCTTTGGAGCTCTGGGACTACTGGGGTCTGAGAGACCTTATTGGGGTATAGCCAAGTTTAAGATATATTAGAATGTATCACTTTATTGTTCTCATATATTGCTCATTGCTTTTGAGGATTCTATCCTAAAAATAAGTTGTGCTTACGATGCTTTTGTAGGAAATTACTCTAGTATGCCAAGTTTTATGGGAATAGGAATATCTGAAATAAAGCCAACTCAAATAAGTGGAGTTTCCCTCTAACCAGggtctcagagttattttgattggGTAAATCTATAATAATCTATCCCCTAGACAATAAAAAGCATAGCTAAAGAATGGACTTATCCATTCTCTGAGAAATAAAGAGAGCTTGGGACTTCTTTAGCACTTTCTCCCATCAGAGTAAATGCATTTAACCACAAGAGAGAGAATAGGCCCACCTAGTTTAGATCTTTCCCCTTAAATAGAATCGAGACAGAGGCTATAAGTGGCACCTTATTATAAATCATTTCACTGTTTGGAAACTTCTTGTTaactcaattacattttaaaaattttaagttagaTTACATAGCGCAGTGGCGGCAGCAGTACGAGCGAGCGAGCGAGCGAGCAGCAGCACGGCCAAGATGTGTGACTTCACGGAGGATCAGACCGTAGAGTTCAAGGAGGCCTTCCAGCTGTTTGACCGAACAGGGGATGGAAAGATCTTATACAGCCAGTGTGGGGACGTGATGCGAGCCCTAGGCCAGAATCCTACCAATGCTGAGGTGCTCAAGGCCTTAGGGAATCCCAAGAGTGATGAGATGAATGTGAAGGTGCTGGACTTTGAACACTTTCTGCCAATGCTGCAGACCGTAGCAAAGAATAAGGACCAGGGCACATATGAAGACTATGTAGAAGGGATTCCGGTGTTTGATAAGGAAGGGAACGGCACAGTCATGGGGGCTGAAATACGACATGTCCTCATCACCCTGGGTGAGAAGATGacagaggaagaagtggaagTGTTGGTGGCAGGGCATGAAGACAGCAACGGTTGTATCAACTATGAAGAGCTAGTCCGGATGGTGCTGAATGGCTGAGACCAACTCCTCTTTCCACAAAGAACCCCCTCACTTTCTCAGTGTGAAAATCATCCTCTTGCCCCTGAAGCAACTAACTACATTTTCAGGGTTACCAACATCCTTACTTCCAACCCGCACCATAAAATATGTCCTCTTTGGCCTATTTGCTCTCTGCTTTCACCAAATAAAACTTGCTAACTGctcctaaaaaaaaatttaagttaggAATATGTTTTAAGCAATAATTGATGAGCGCAATGAATAAAAGTCCTTGGAGCAGGAGCCACATGTTTTGATTTATATCTACACTCTTTTGGGTATTCAAGAGATAAAGGATACTTGATTTTAATCTGTGATTTAATTCATGTGAAGACTCTGTCTATTGATATAGATTGAAAGCCCTCATTCCCTTTTCATCCTGACTCTCGCCCATGTTTTAAGATACAGGATCTACAAAAAGTACTCAAAGTCTTCCTCTAGTTCTTTTTTGTGTCTGTTACTCAATATCAAGTTTCATTCTGCTGAGTCTATGATATCCAGGGCAGAATTTTGGAAATAATAAAATGGCTTCTCTGTACCTCTGTGACATATTTCAACTTTTGCTGAGTTAGG
It encodes the following:
- the LOC118847957 gene encoding myosin light polypeptide 6-like, with translation MCDFTEDQTVEFKEAFQLFDRTGDGKILYSQCGDVMRALGQNPTNAEVLKALGNPKSDEMNVKVLDFEHFLPMLQTVAKNKDQGTYEDYVEGIPVFDKEGNGTVMGAEIRHVLITLGEKMTEEEVEVLVAGHEDSNGCINYEELVRMVLNG